A single window of Kwoniella bestiolae CBS 10118 chromosome 4, complete sequence DNA harbors:
- a CDS encoding myosin-1: protein MAISKKAGKKGVSGLLGGGGGAAKSQKVQKADWSEGFKKKKAAGVPDMTLLSTITNEAINDNLKQRFNNQEIYTYIAHVLISVNPFRDLGIYTTEILNSYRGKNRLEMTPHVFAIAESAYYRMTTEKENQCVIISGESGAGKTEAAKRIMQYIAAVSGGEGSSGGIENVKEMVLATNPLLESFGCAKTLRNDNSSRHGKYLEIMFNGLGQPVGAQITNYLLEKNRVVGQIDDERDFHIFYQFTKGASAEQKEAFGLQGPEAYAYTSRSGCLDVKSINDVSDFQETIRAMQIIGLSSDEQNSIFRVLATILWLGNVEFVEGDDGNAAIADTGVTDFAGYLMEVDPQQLQKVLMTRIMETQRGGRRGSVYEVPQNVAQASSGRDALAKALYNNLFEWIVSRVNVSMKPHQNPDYVIGVLDIYGFEIFQDNSFEQLCINYVNEKLQQIFIELTLKAEQEEYVREQIKWTPIKFFDNAVVCSLIEDKRPAGIFATLNDATATAHADPSAADNSFIQRSNMLASNPNFEARGNKFLIKHYAGDVLYNVAGMTDKNKDTLIKDILDLIEGSKDTFLHTLFPEKVDHSNKKRPPTAGDKIKASANALVENLMRCQPHYIRTIKPNQHRSPTEYDDKAILHQIKYLGLQENIRVRRAGFAYRAEFSKMIQRFYLLSPATSYAGDYIWDGDDRSGCERILMDAKISKDEWQMGVTKAFIKNPETLFYLEGERDRYWHTMASRIQRAWRAYVRRKVEAAIKIQRFWRNQKESLVYARKRDYGHEVLAGRKERRRFSLLGMRKFMGDYLDVGGTSPQGEMLRNAAQIGPAETVHFSSRAELLVSKLGRSSKLSPRFLIITDKAVYFVVSAAKDGRVTTSLERKIPLVTIKTISMTNLRDDFVALNLPPCEEGDPIFTCAFKTEMMCVILTLTGGNMNVSIGPTIEYLKKKDKKAQIVAKKDEAVRGEAVYKSHTIAVGSGEAASSVSNPMPPRKPKAKKAAKAAPSSRPTNRPTAKTLPGATKPSAPAAMASMPSAPTATRATPAAVKPSVATGAARAPPSIPGRGAPPPPPPPPVAPAKEMYKALYAFAGQPGEISLVKGEEVEVKEKDDNGWWMVVKNGQEGWAPSNYLKLIESAPPPPPPPPPAARRAPPAAPALNGSASSTPPTSRPSSTIGNKPALAPAIKPKPAIPAKPSVGAKPAGLGGKPPVPSAPKIQPSGAGKKPGQVAQPQAQGGQLDLAAVFAKRAQQARGE from the exons ATG GCTATCTCAAAGAAagcagggaagaaaggagtcAGTGGACTACtaggcggagggggaggtgccGCCAAGTCGCAGAAGGTTCAGAAG GCCGATTGGAGTGAGGGTttcaagaagaagaaagcagCCGGTGTACCAGATATGACACTCCTCAGTACGATTACCAATGAAGCGATCAATGATAACCTCAAACAGCGATTCAACAATCAAGAGATCTAC ACGTATATCGCACATGTGTTGATCTCTGTCAATCCCTTCCGAG ATCTCGGAATATACACCACTGAAATCCTTAACTCCTATCGAGGCAAGAATCGACTAGAGATGACCCCCCACGTATTCGCCATAGCTGAATCAGCGTACTATCGAATGACTACCGAAAAGGAAAACCAATGTGTGATCATCTCTGGAGAGTCCGGTGCGGGGAAGACAGAGGCAGCCAAGCGGATCATGCAGTATATCGCTGCTGTGTCAGGTGGAGAGGGGTCAAGTGGTGGGATCGAGAATGTCAAGGAGATGGTGCTGGCGACGAATCCTCTGTTGGAAAGTTTTGGATGTGCGAAGACATTGAGGAATGATAATTCAAGTAGACAT GGTAAATATCTAGAAATCATGTTCAATGGCCTGGGTCAACCTGTTGGTGCTCAGATTACCAACTATCTATTGgaaaag AACCGAGTAGTTGGGCAAATAGACGATGAAAGGGATTTCCACATCTTCTACCAGTTCACCAAGGGAGCAAGCGCGGAGCAGAAGG AGGCCTTCGGATTACAAGGACCTGAAGCTTACGCCTATACAAGTAGAAGTGGATGTTTAGATGTCAAGAGTATAAATGATGTGTCGGATTTCCAGGAGACGATC CGCGCAATGCAAATCATCGGTCTATCATCCGACGAGCAAAACTCCATCTTCCGTGTACTCGCTACTATCCTCTGGCTAGGAAACGTAGAGTTtgtggaaggggatgacGGGAACGCCGCAATCGCCGATACGGGAGTGACTGATTTTGCTGGTTACTTGATGGAGGTCGATCCTCAGCAGCTACAAAAGGtgttgatgacgaggatAATGGAGACCCAGcgtggtggaagaagaggaagtgtCTATGAAGTACCGCAGAATGTCGCTCAGGCAAGTTCGGGTAGAGATGCCTTGGCTAAAGCTtt ATACAACAACCTCTTTGAATGGATTGTCAGTCGAGTCAATGTCTCGATGAAGCCTCATCAGAATCCTGATTATGTGATTGGTGTTTTGGATATCTA TGGTTTCGAGATCTTCCAA GACAACAGCTTTGAACAGCTCTGTATCAACTATGTCAATGAGAAGTTACAACAGATCTTCATTGAACTCACGCTCAAAGCTGAACAGGAAGAATACGTCAGAGAACAAATCAAGTGGACCCCCATCAAAT TCTTCGACAACGCTGTGGTGTGTTCGCTGATCGAGGACAAACGACCTGCCGGTATCTTCGCTACTCTGAACGATGCTACCGCGACTGCCCACGCCGATCCATCAGCAGCGGACAACTCCTTCATCCAACGTTCAAACATGCTAGCCTCCAACCCTAACTTCGAAGCAAGAGGGAACAAATTCTTGATCAAACACTATGCGGGTGATGTGCTTTACAATGTAGCTGGAATGACAGACAAGAACAAGGATACCTTGATCAAGGATATCTTGGATCTTATCGAAGGTTCAAAGGACACTTTCTTGCATACTCTGTTCCCAGAGAAGGTCGACCACTCCAACAAGAAGCGACCACCTACTGCGGGCGATAAGATCAAAGCTTCGGCTAATGCCTTGGTGGAAAACCTTATGAG GTGTCAACCACATTACATCCGAACCATCAAGCCCAATCAGCATAGGTCGCCTACAGAGTATGATGATAAAGCCATCCTGCATCAGATCAAATATCTAGGTTTACAAGAAAACATCAGAGTTCGAAGAGCAGGTTTTGCTTATCGAGCTGAATTTTCGAAGATGATACAGCG ATTCTACTTGCTCTCTCCCGCTACTTCGTACGCTGGTGACTATATTTGGGACGGAGATGATCGATCGGGTTGTGAGAGGATCTTGATGGATGCTAAGATCTCGAAAGATGAGTGGCAGATGGGTGTCACCAAGGCTTTCATCAAAAATCCTGAGACT TTGTTCTACCTCGAAGGCGAACGAGACCGATACTGGCACACCATGGCTTCCCGAATCCAGAGGGCTTGGCGAGCATACGTGCGAAGAAAGGTAGAAGCCGCTATCAAAATTCAACGATTCTGGAGGAACCAGAAGGAGTCGCTCGTGTATGCTAGAAAGAGGGATTACGGACATGAGGTCTTGgctggaagaaaggagaggCGAAGATTTAGTTTGTTGGGTATGAGGAAGTTCATGGGCGATTATCTCGATGTGGGAGGGACTAGTCCACAGGGTGAGATGTTGAGGAATGCCGCTCAAATTGGTC CCGCGGAAACTGTACATTTCAGTTCAAGAGCAGAATTGCTGGTATCCAAACTTGGTAGATCTAGTAAACTTAGTCCTAGGTTCTTGATCATT ACGGATAAAGCGGTATACTTTGTTGTTTCTGCTGCTAAGGATGGCCGCGTGACTACGAgtttggagaggaagattccCCTTGTTACTATAAAGACCATCTCTATGACCAATCTCAGGGACGACTTTGTG GCACTCAATCTACCGCCATgtgaggaaggtgatccGATCTTTACTTGCGCTTTCAAGACGGAAATGATGTGTGTCATCCTGACTCTCACGGGAGGTAATATGAATGTCAGCATTGGTCCAAC TATCGAATACCTTAaaaagaaggataagaaggcTCAGATAGTCgcgaagaaggatgaggcAGTCAGAGGAGAAGCTGTCTATAAGAGTCATACGATCGCTGTCGGATCTGGAGAAGCAGCTTCGAGTG TGTCGAACCCCATGCCTCCGAGAAAGCCTAAAGCCAAAAAGGCTGCTAAGGCTGCGCCGTCT AGCCGACCCACAAATCGACCAACAGCAAAGACATTACCAGGAGCTACTAAACCTTCCGCACCCGCTGCTATGGCTTCTATGCCCTCTGCACCTACTGCGACGAGAGCCACTCCAGCTGCGGTCAAACCTTCCGTTGCGACCGGTGCAGCCCGCGCGCCACCCTCGATACCTGGCCGAGGtgctcctccaccccctccaccgcCACCTGTTGCGCCTGCTAAAGAGATGTATAAGGCTTTGTACGCTTTCGCTGGTCAGCCCGgtgagatcagcttggtgaagggtgaggaggttgaggtgaaggagaaggatgataatG gatggtggatggtagTCAAGAACGGTCAGGAAGGATGGGCACCATCGAATTA TCTCAAACTAATTGAATCggctcctccacctccaccaccccctcctccagctgcCAGACGTGCGCCGCCAGCAGCCCCCGCGCTGAACGGTTCAGCCTCGTCCACTCCTCCGACCTCCCGACCATCCTCTACGATAGGTAACAAGCCAGCCCTGGCACCAGCTATAAAGCCTAAACCGGCGATTCCTGCCAAACCCTCCGTGGGCGCTAAACCGGCAGGTCTGGGTGGTAAACCCCCCGTACCTTCCGCTCCGAAGATCCAACCCAGCGGAGCAGGGAAGAAACCTGGTCAGGTGGCTCAACCGCAGGCTCAGGGTGGTCAGTTGGATTTGGCTGCTGT TTTCGCAAAGAGAGCTCAGCAGGCTCGAGGGGAGTGA
- a CDS encoding mitochondrial 54S ribosomal protein mL40 produces the protein MSIRPTLRSILPLPRNFTRTYAAKSSISGGPPALHVPTDSRSDIIRSVLYPQDSYSPTSSSPTGTYHPDHLNRLQSVIPSEEVHETIERAWQLHQRGLRITRQKALQAKFDAMVEACNELEYITNPANGGVESGEKKGGIYHRRVYEIATSETRQAERTAEERNHRGKKSVEQRWKETRIPGLFPREAWVPVESRGKGWGYEWVRPGY, from the coding sequence atgtccatcCGACCGACCCTTCGATCCATTCTACCACTCCCCCGTAACTTCACCCGTACCTACGCCGCcaaatcttccatctccgGCGGTCCCCCAGCCCTACACGTCCCTACAGACTCCCGATCCGACATAATTCGTTCAGTCCTTTACCCACAAGACTCATACTctcccacatcctcctcacctaCTGGTACATACCACCCCGACCACCTGAACCGTCTTCAGAGCGTAATCCCCTCGGAGGAAGTGCACGAAACTATCGAAAGGGCATGGCAACTCCATCAACGCGGCCTTCGAATCACCCGTCAAAAGGCTTTACAGGCGAAGTTCGATGCTATGGTCGAAGCATGTAACGAGTTGGAATACATCACCAACCCGGCTAATGGTGGGGTAGAAAgtggtgagaagaagggtgggaTCTATCATAGGAGGGTATATGAGATTGCCACGTCCGAGACTAGACAGGCTGAGCGAACTGCCGAAGAGCGGAATCAtagagggaagaagagtgtcgagcagagatggaaggagacGAGAATTCCGGGATTGTTTCCTAGGGAGGCCTGGGTGCCTGTTGAGAGTAGGGGGAAGGGGTGGGGGTATGAGTGGGTTAGACCTGGGTAttag